The genome window AGCTTTGGACCCCTCTGTTTCGCAGACCCCCCTCATCACTTGTTTGCAACAGTAAAGGACTATGATCAGAAGCATgggaaaataaatgaattaaggTGCTAGTTGGAAATTTTACCCTCCACTCCAAATTAGCCACAGCCCGGTCCAACCGCTCTCTAGTGTTTGCAATACCAGGTCTTTTGTTGTTCCACGTGAATGGGTACCCATTGAACCCCATGTCAACCAAGTTACACAAATCCAGAGCTTCCCGAAAGTCGTCCATCTGTTTATAAGGAGGTGGATGACTACTCTGTTTTTCAGATGAGTGTAGGATAGTATTAAAATCCCCAATGCACATCCACGGTCCTTGAACGAAAGTAGAGAGGTGCTTCAAGAGTGCCCATGATTTTTGTTTCTGACTAGCATCAGGCCATCCATAGAAACATGTCAAATACCAAACAAACCCATCTTCTTCCACCATCTTTGCTAAAATGTGATTGTCTGTATAATTAATAACATCCAAATTAACTTCTTTGCTCCATAGTAGTGCTAACCCTCCCCCTGAATTCGGCCTCTTCACTATCAATTTATTCTGAAAATGCACTTCCTTACAATGTTTATCATACCCTTCCTTATCCAACCGAGTCTCCATCAAGAAACACACCTTGGGAGCTTGGTCCTTCACCAATTTGCGAAGGCTGCGAActgtccaagggttcccaagcccttggcagttccaACTTAAGAGTTTCATTGCTCTCGGTAAGGGTGATCCATCACCCCCGCCGTTGTATAACATTGAGAACTGGTCTGAGACTTGCTACGTTTCCTGCTCTGTTTTTCTATGCTTTCCTCTGTTTCCTGAACATCCTGGTACACCCCTCTCTTCCCTAACACAGCCACGGGCTCCTCAGTAACTAAATCCCCAGGCCCATGATCCATCCGTGCAATCTTAGTCCAAGTGGGCCTAGGCTTGGCAAAGTGAGGCCCACTATTCTTTTTGATGTCCACGTGCTCAGCATTCTCTGTCCGTGTAATTGCAGAGCCGTTGGAGTTTGAATTCTCCAACTCCGTAACCACCATATCTGTAATTGATTGCTCCGTAAAATCCGAACTGCTCCCTGATTCCATGCTCTTTCCTTTTTCGCTGTTGTCGCTATCCCTAGGGTTTATTGAGCCTCTGTTATCATCCTCCGCCGCCTCCCTCCCTTCACTGGTATTATTCCGACGTTGGTCAGCTTCTTCATTTCCTTGGGTCGTGTTTTTATGAGTAGTATCCTTCCTTGAAGGTGAACGAGGCCGGCCGCCGGTAGACTTCAGCCATTCTCCATATTGGCATGTCACCGAACCTCCATTCTTCAATGCAGCGAAATGCAGCGCACAATGCTTCAGGTCGTGTCCCATTAATCCACACCAATGACAAAACATAGGGAGACGCTCGTATCTGAACGTCACCCATGTACGCTGCCCATCTGTCCCTGCAATGAATCCACCCCTACGTATTGGTTTTGATATCGGGATAGCCACTTTAACCCGCATGAACATGTTCTGAGTCTCCAACTTTTGGCGCTTCTCAACCTCCTCCACTCTCCCTAACCGGCTTCCTATCTTCGCTGCAACTGTTGAGGAGGCCATATCAAAAGGTGCCCCCCAAATCTGAACCCATAACGCTACTGAGTCAAACTGAACGTTCCCCGCCGTCATCCCCTGTTTCCACCGCTTCACCATGAGCACTTGGTTATCAAAAGACCACGGACCGCTTTTAATAATCCTCTCCATCTCAAACTCTGTCTTGAACTTGAACTGGAATAAGTTTGATCCAACCTCAACCATTTGCACCCCTTCATCCAAACCCCATGCTCTTCTCAATGTGCTCAACGCCGCCCTCTTGTTGAAGGGTTTACACGTGAG of Quercus lobata isolate SW786 chromosome 8, ValleyOak3.0 Primary Assembly, whole genome shotgun sequence contains these proteins:
- the LOC115956488 gene encoding uncharacterized protein LOC115956488, which produces MKLLSWNCQGLGNPWTVRSLRKLVKDQAPKVCFLMETRLDKEGYDKHCKEVHFQNKLIVKRPNSGGGLALLWSKEVNLDVINYTDNHILAKMVEEDGFVWYLTCFYGWPDASQKQKSWALLKHLSTFVQGPWMCIGDFNTILHSSEKQSSHPPPYKQMDDFREALDLCNLVDMGFNGYPFTWNNKRPGIANTRERLDRAVANLEWRVKFPTSTLIHLFSHASDHSPLLLQTSDEGGLRNRGVQSFKFEEKWLLWEECEKIVAEAWSKDWRAPTSLANTKEKIGHCGAELLAWGSSRTHPNAKEIKRLQKHVEQLSVGVMTEESKAEFLVASKKLDDLFLKQEIYWAQRSRVNWLKHGDRNTKFFHSKAS